Part of the Haliotis asinina isolate JCU_RB_2024 chromosome 8, JCU_Hal_asi_v2, whole genome shotgun sequence genome is shown below.
CCATGCGATTTATGAATTCACATAATCTGTGTAGAGCCCAAACGTATGACTCATTGGCACACAGCTACTGgccatgtattttgtatatatacatatttagaatattgaGACTTTGGTTTGCTTGTCCTTGTAATAGCCCTCTATTCATTTTAGGAGACGTGGCTTTCCTACACCCCAGTGTCACGCACAAggtttgaataatattattgtgtCATATGTATGAAGTATCTATGTTCATCACATAGCTGGTAGATTTGGGCTAATGTGCTTAACCAGTTCACTACATCTGTGTGTACGTTGGTACGACGTATTTGAAACGTTTTTATAGTGTCGAGGAGTTATCGTTCTTGGCGATTCAGTCATCGTGTTAATGGCAATATAACTATTACCGCATTACTGAATGTGCGTCTGTTCGTAGTGTTTTCATATTAGATTTATCTCTTATATGTTAGAAATGATATGCGAGATGGAATGAttgtatataattatttatatttatatgtttatccTGAATTTGGTATTTATTCTCCAAACAAGTGTTTCAGGGTGTCTGTCAATAAAGATATAGATCCCACAACCCGTAATCAGTGTCCGGTCGTCACCATAGCCATTGACATCCCGGTTACACAGGCGAGCTTTAACTGATTGGCTGCGGCTACACTGAAACGCAACAATTTCATTCTGAAaagcgttgcgttgcgttgcgttgcgttgcgttgcgtaaATCAAACAAATCGTTTTTTAAACTGTTGAACGTAAGTAGAGATATCTCAATGAAATAAGAATGTGGAATTGTGAAAACAACATGAACGCAGTTGAGTATTTGGCCACCTATCATGCTGTAAGTTATTGGATATTAATGATCTCATTACAGAAGCTATATGGCGTTAACTTTATATTTCATGCTGAATGAGCATGGGCTTATGCTGACAATTGCCTTGACAAGTGTTACACATTGCAGTTATTTTGATTAGTATGGTATTTACTGAGACCAACTACAGTACAGGTTGTGATTCAATATGTTGCATGCCAGTATATATTCATGTGTGTGGCCAGTAGCAGATGCTGCTTACTGCTTCAGTTGATGTAAGTGAGATCAGCGAAACGACTGTACAGCCTTCAGTTACACATTCCCAGGACATTGACAGGTAGGTTTTATAAATGACTAGGTtggaatctctctctctctcgctctctctctctagctggaatattgctgagtgagacgtaaaactacactcactcactcactcactgtctctcAGCAGAGATATTGTAGAGATATTTATACATTCTCTTGTGTATTAAAAACTTCTCGGGCGGTATTTTGATTTAAAGAAAGATCTGTTTTGTCACATGAACACATGAGAATGACTACGTCCGAACATTCCCCACAAACTGCAAACACCACAGCTCGTTTGTACACTGACAAAATGACCACTCCCAGGTAACATAAAGGTTGATATGAGGGATAACCAGAACAGGCAACCATTTCGCTGAGTCGACCCCTTATTGTCCTTTCTGCttctgctcctgctcctgcaaATACAGCGTtaaatgaactcactcactcattctctacGAACTATTGATTTCTTTCTGCATAAATATGGATGGtttgatttcattatttttccacATGTACCTATAGAAACCAAACTCATGGACAAACTACGACTGATATTTTTAGGGAATCCTGAGTCGAAATTCCTGTGGACTAACTAGTGGTGGGGGTACTAAGTTTAATGGGCAAGTTTACACAAAACTTGACCTTTTTGTCTTACACTTTTCATCACACAAAATTTTTAAGTAGTTTTATACCTAAATCGGTACAGATATCAGAAGTAGCTAATTTATCTTTGTATTAAATCGTTTCAATTTTTCCACATTAATTGAGATTTCTATGTCCATGATAATCACACGACTGGGGTTATGGCCTACTAGTGGTCATCATATTCTCACTGATATTACCCTTCATCCCTCTCCGTGGTCATCATATTCTCACTGATACTACCTTTCATCCCTCTACGTGGTCATCATATTCTCACTGATATCATCCTTCATCCCTCTCCGTGGTCTTCATATTCTCACTGATATTACCCTTTATCCCTCTCCGTGGTCATCATATTCTCACTGATATTACCCTTTATCCCTCTACGTGGTCATCATGTTCTCACTGATCTCATCCTTCATCCCTCTCCGTGGTCATCATATTCTCACTGATATTACCCTTCATCCCTCTCCGTGGTCTTCATATTCTCACTGATATTACCCTTCATCCCTCTCCGTAGTCATCATATTCTCACTGATATCATCCTTCATCCCTCTCCGTGGTCATCATATTCTCACTGATATTACCCTTCATCCCTCTCCGTAGTCATCATATTCTCACTGATATTACCCTTCATCCCTCTCCATGGTCATCATATTCCCATTGCTACTACCCTTCATCCCTCTCCGTAGTCATCATATTCTCACTGATATCATCCTTCATCCCTCTCCGTGGTCATCATATTCTCACTGATATTACCCTTCATCCCTCTCCGTAGTCATCATATTCTCACTGATATTACCCTTCATCCCTCTCCATGGTCATCATATTCCCATTGCTACTACCCTTCATCCCTCTCCGGGAAGTAGCATTACATGCAAAGGTGTCACGGAAATTATTATTGTCATTCACAGGATGGCGTTCATGGAACCTTTCCGAATCAAAATGGTGGCTCATTTAGCTGATATCACGAAAGAGGAGCGGGTTGAAGCACTGCACAGAAGACACTACAATCCTTTGCAATTAAGCGATCAGGAAATCAACTTTGACCTGTGGACGGATTCCGGTGCAGCCGCGATGAGCCACCAGCAATGGGCTGCGATGTTACAAGCGCACGAGGGCTCTATAAATCCCGACAGTTTTgacaaatttgaagacactaTCCGATCAATCACGGGTTTCCCTTACGTGTTTCCGGTGCATCAAGGACGGGCTGCTGAACACTTACTCTTCTCCATGTATTCAAAACCTGGACTCGCAATCTTCAGCAACACGATGTATAGCACAGGTAAAACTCTCGCCAACGTGTTAGGGGCTTCGCAAAAGGATCTCCCATGCAAGCGTGTCAGAGGTGAGTTCTTCAATGGCAACATCGACTGCGAGAGACTCGAACAAGAATTATCTGAGTCAGACATTGCTATTGTTGTCCTGACCGTCACCAGCAACCACCAAGCAGGACAGCCAGTATCCATGGCAAACATTAGACGTACCTCGGAGATATGCAGAAGGTACCGTATCCCTCTATTTATGGATGGCTGTCGCTTCGAGGAAAATGcttatttcattaaaattagaGAGAAATCATATGGTGATATGTCAGCTAGGGCCATAGCTCTTGAGATGTGTTCATACTTTGATGGAATGTACCTGTCAGCCAAGAAAGACGCCATGTGCAGCATAGGGGGGTGTTTTGCCACCAAATTGTTAGACCTTCGTGAAAAATTTGACGAAATGGTGGAAACATTCGAAGGCAGAAGACGCTACGGTGGTATGGCTGCCCGAGACCTGGATGCCGTAGCAATTGGCTTGACAGAAGGGATTGAAGACCGCTACCTGAAGTACAGAATTGAAAGTTTGTCCACGTTTGGTGACATCTTGAAGAAAGCCGGTGTCCCAATAGTTGAGCCAGTAGGAAGCGCCATCTACATCAACGCTGCTAGATGTTTACCCCACATTCCCACAGAGCAGTATCCGGCGTGGGCCCTACACTGTGCCCTGTACATAGAGGGCGGTATACGGTGCAACTATCTGGACGATGCCCTGAAGTTCGATGACAGCAACGAGCGAGAGAATCCTCAACCTCACCACTTCTTGAGAATATGTCTCCCACGACGAGCCTATACTTTGTCTCACATGCTTCATATAGGTGAGGTATTTGAAAAGTTGCTGGCAAAACGGGAACGCATATCTGGAATACGTATTGTACAGCGTTGTATAGGCATGTCTAAAATGTTATTGGAGCCTGTTAATGCATCTTTGATTGATATTAATTAATTTATTGCACAAAATGAAACCTTTATGGTCTGGGGTAATTGATATCTATTGGGTCTACCACAGTAGACATTCTACTATAAACTAAGTGATGTTCAATGAAAAGGTGTCACAGCTggtaatattttctttaatgaGATAAAGAGTTTGACAGAGTCAAGAGGACATCTGACGGTGATTTATATTAGTCCGTAAGAATCAAATTGCCATAGATTATGTTAGATATGTGTCCAAAGCCCCCTCCTGCCCATCACAAATATCGCGCGAATAAGCCTCTGTTCTTAAGACAATCCGGGATTCAACGTGGCACACCCAGTATCAACTTTGCCCTGGATATGCCAGACATGTTAGTTGGTTGACAGGCCAGGAATGAGTGATAGCAATGGCAAGGTTGTTATGTTCTCCTGTTGGAGATACTCAGTGACAACAGGAGACATGGGTTCTCTCGCGTTGTCCTGGAATACCAAACGACGACCATGTCAACACGTATGCTTCCAGGATGTTGTCACGGTAGAACTGAACAGTGAAATGTGTTCTGCCAGTCACATACCCCAGCCACAAATCATTACAGCGCCACCATGGTCGTTCTGAGTAACGTTCTGCCCATTCCGACCACGCTACGCTCTGCTGCGCCTTTCAAGGAAGTCCAAAGAAAACCGTGCAGAGCCAGCGACGGTTGGTCCAGCTGACTGGCCGCTCTTGACGCGACATGACTGCAGCAGTGTGCGGGTCTGTGCATTCACTGGTGTTCCATCAGTGTCGCCGCTTGCGAATTCCAATACCTGTAGCAATGAAACGCTCACCTCA
Proteins encoded:
- the LOC137293443 gene encoding tryptophanase 1-like, which gives rise to MAFMEPFRIKMVAHLADITKEERVEALHRRHYNPLQLSDQEINFDLWTDSGAAAMSHQQWAAMLQAHEGSINPDSFDKFEDTIRSITGFPYVFPVHQGRAAEHLLFSMYSKPGLAIFSNTMYSTGKTLANVLGASQKDLPCKRVRGEFFNGNIDCERLEQELSESDIAIVVLTVTSNHQAGQPVSMANIRRTSEICRRYRIPLFMDGCRFEENAYFIKIREKSYGDMSARAIALEMCSYFDGMYLSAKKDAMCSIGGCFATKLLDLREKFDEMVETFEGRRRYGGMAARDLDAVAIGLTEGIEDRYLKYRIESLSTFGDILKKAGVPIVEPVGSAIYINAARCLPHIPTEQYPAWALHCALYIEGGIRCNYLDDALKFDDSNERENPQPHHFLRICLPRRAYTLSHMLHIGEVFEKLLAKRERISGIRIVQRCIGMSKMLLEPVNASLIDIN